In the genome of Schistocerca gregaria isolate iqSchGreg1 chromosome 11, iqSchGreg1.2, whole genome shotgun sequence, one region contains:
- the LOC126295092 gene encoding uncharacterized protein LOC126295092, whose protein sequence is MDSLKPLEISFILVNIIFRFSTAGVYMYLPQLRNLPGKILLSFQITCIIQILCSEVVYHLAGVLDLSTAVLVDSALTLLSCIWLNSFCYHMYAFVRHLRLPNDLLPAEVSKLFRRQVLYVLILWSIVCVAVVALEKTSKYYVIHSHMLVLVGISLSVAFNLVCVGRVGHMYLHNWYSMQQLKIVDNNKFASKKQCLFMSVKAVIVTGIGIPIRIGFHQAQGNAQFVYYVHLVTMVQGPVLFVCFVCNGTTLPILKNRILVWFNPTNIPAGGHLCSAAERNLARRSNEQSFVTESSLKPPSVFFSSNCLDSRVH, encoded by the coding sequence atggatagtttaaagcctTTAGAAATCTCATTTATACTGGTAAACATTATTTTCCGCTTTTCGACAGCTGGAGTATACATGTACCTTCCCCAGTTACGTAACTTGCCTGGAAAGATACTCTTGTCCTTTCAGATCACGTGCATAATCCAGATCCTGTGTTCTGAGGTCGTGTATCATTTGGCAGGCGTCCTTGACTTATCGACGGCAGTGCTAGTAGATAGCGCCCTCACACTTCTCAGCTGTATCTGGCTAAACTCATTCTGCTACCACATGTATGCTTTTGTTCGTCATCTCAGGCTTCCTAACGACCTGCTACCTGCTGAAGTAAGCAAGTTATTCCGTCGTCAGGTGTTGTACGTGTTAATACTGTGGAGTATAGTATGTGTGGCAGTTGTTGCTTTGGAAAAGACGAGTAAATATTACGTGATCCACAGTCATATGCTAGTCCTTGTGGGCATTTCTCTGTCAGTGGCTTTCAATTTGGTTTGTGTCGGACGGGTTGGACACATGTACCTACATAATTGGTATTCCATGCAGCAactcaaaattgttgataacaaTAAATTTGCCTCAAAGAAGCAATGTCTTTTTATGTCAGTTAAGGCTGTTATCGTAACTGGAATAGGTATTCCAATTAGAATTGGGTTCCACCAGGCTCAAGGAAATGCACAGTTTGTCTATTACGTACACCTTGTTACAATGGTGCAAGGACCagtgctcttcgtctgtttcgtttgcaaTGGAACGACGCTCCCCAtactgaagaacaggatactagTGTGGTTTAACCCAACTAACATCCCTGCAGGGGGACACCTCTGCTCAGCAGCTGAGAGGAATCTGGCCAGGAGAAGCAATGAACAGTCTTTTGTTACAGAATCCTCTCTAAAGCctccttcagtatttttctccagtAACTGTCTTGACAGTAGAGTGCATTAA